ACAGGGGATGGTTGCGGCCAGTCAACCTCTGGCGACCCTTTCGGGGTATAAGATCCTGGCAAAAGGAGGCAACGCCATTGATGCGGCTGTTGCCATGGTCAGCACCCTGAGTGTGGTTGAGCCTTATAATGTGGGAATAGGAGGCGATGCCTTTGCCCTGATTTATCTGGCAAAAGAGAAGCGTTTAATCGGAATGAATGCGAGCGGTCGAGCTCCTTATGGAGCAAGGCTCGAGTGGTTTCATCAGCAAGGGATGAAGGAGATGCCCGAAAGAGGAATATTATCCGTCACTGTCCCAGGAGCGCTTCATGGATGGAATCAGGCTTT
This genomic interval from Thermodesulfobacteriota bacterium contains the following:
- a CDS encoding gamma-glutamyltransferase — protein: MGFDPAIFFIYDGFNPERGGLILRFTYTQKREWKNSAQRSVAMGTQGMVAASQPLATLSGYKILAKGGNAIDAAVAMVSTLSVVEPYNVGIGGDAFALIYLAKEKRLIGMNASGRAPYGARLEWFHQQGMKEMPERGILSVTVPGALHGWNQALERYGTMRLSDVLQDAIQYAEYGFPVTEVISGEWKEAEEILR